A region from the Cottoperca gobio unplaced genomic scaffold, fCotGob3.1 fCotGob3_192arrow_ctg1, whole genome shotgun sequence genome encodes:
- the LOC115004820 gene encoding ER membrane protein complex subunit 3 isoform X1 — MSNTSFRIFSDTGSLSKSNIYNGLSLKQTSVSLSFFGWLVEQRAMAGPELLLDSSIRMWVVLPIVFITFFVGIIRHYVTQLLHSDKKVDLEQVSDSQVLLRSRVLRENGKYIPRQSFAMRKHYFNDAETGFFKKVKRKVVPKNPMTDTSMLTDMMKGNLTNVLPMIVIGGWINWAFSGFVITKVPFPLTLRFKPMLQRGIDLLSLDASWVSSASWYFLNVFGLRSMYSLILGQDNAADQSRVMQDQMTGAAMAMPPDPNKAFKSEWEALEIVEHKWALENVEEELMSRDLNFGTLFTQDIKSTMF; from the exons ATGTCAAACACATCATTCAGAATATTCTCCGACACGGGCAGTCTGTCAAAGTCTAACATATATAATGGACTGTCATTGAAACAAACG AGCGTCTCCCTGTCTTTCTTCGGTTGGCTGGTTGAACAGAGAGCGATGGCCGGCCCAGAGCTCCTGCTGGACTCCAGCATTCGTATGTGGGTGGTCCTGCCCATCGTCTTCATCACCTTCTTCGTGGGGATCATCCGTCACTACGTCACCCAGTTGCTCCACAGCGACAAGAAGGTCGACCTGGAGCAGGTTTCTGACAG CCAGGTGCTCCTGCGCAGCCGCGTCCTCAGAGAGAATGGAAAGTACATTCCCCGACAG TCTTTCGCCATGAGGAAACATTACTTCAACGACGCAGAGACCGGCTTCTTCAAGAAGGTCAAGAGGAAGGTCGTCCCCAAGAACCCCATGacgg acACCAGCATGCTGACGGACATGATGAAGGGAAACCTGACCAACGTCCTGCCCATGATTGTGATCGGTGGATGGATCAACTGGGCTTTCTCTGGATTCGTCATAA CCAAGGTGCCGTTCCCTCTGACTCTGAGGTTCAAGCCGATGTTGCAGCGAGGGATCGACCTGCTGTCACTGGACGCCTCCTG GGTGAGTTCTGCGTCCTGGTACTTCCTGAACGTGTTTGGACTGAGGAGCATGTACAGCCTCATCCTGGGACAGGACAACG CTGCCGACCAGTCGCGCGTCATGCAGGACCAGATGACAGGTGCTGCCATGGCGATGCCCCCTGACCCCAATAAGGCTTTTAAG agtgaGTGGGAGGCGCTGGAGATCGTGGAACACAAGTGGGCCTTGGAGAAcgtggaggaggagctgatgtCCAGAGACCTTAACTTTGGAACCCTCTTCACTCAGGACATCAAGTCCACCATGTTCTAG
- the usp11 gene encoding ubiquitin carboxyl-terminal hydrolase 11, which translates to MTANSRCSAAEPPGLETQRREIESLLREWELRAGDSWYVVERRWYEQWKEFVETGDQNSSSFPGQIDNTELFEDLDSYHLKERLVENEDFMLVPAEAWHKLLSWYDMVDGQPPLERKVVDLPSTLKVEVYPVEIFLCLHSNMENVITVQFSRADSIRSIQRAMCEAFPVPPGSECRLWMKSSDSTCERLRNVYMCVLDACLSSGMTVILETRNADGTWPSSRPQIMRNSVEEQDSYRGQPGVCGLTNLGNTCFMNSALQCLSNTPPLTEYFLQSSYLEELNFTNPLGMKGEIAEAYADVIKQMWSGRHYSVVPRVFKTKVGHFASQFLGYQQHDSQELLSFLLDGLHEDLNRVKNKEYIELRDAEGRPDQEVAEEAWRNHRRRNDSVIVDTFHGLFKSTLVCPECHKVSVTLDPFCYLSVPLPVSKERVMEVFFVSLDPYAKPAQHRVVVPKTGKVSDLCSALSEMTSVPPAQMVVADVFNHRFYKIYNTDESLSCILDRDDIFVYELSELEEQQEEQVLLALYLRERSHYRDYGSGSSSYGTSLFGHPLLLSVPRSSCSQKALYNLFLQRLARYVRPPDPSEELEEEEEEELYKTQTNGISDEDEPEDAEKAGPSQTEPCCGDASANSQSDDTTTVEPRPVINHTQPSLDQSNADTNNGPLSQTEPVCSADANTTNTDDVNPCEGPSGTTDTSAEPPAEQPQPPCETTEEEKEEDKQEEACSPSPPANEQPAKRKACLKKRKSLFTIQAVNSNGTTERGMGEGGSAVSFSSQPYVAIDWDPEMKKRFYNENEAEKYVKHASMEVPQQQTTVQLQECIELFTTKETLEDENPWYCPVCKKHQLATKKLDLWFLPEVLIIHLKRFSYTKFTREKLDSIVDFPLRELDFSGCLLRKSLSNGEPPSRYDLIAVSNHYGGLRDGHYTSYARHKDNGQWYYFDDSKVTYAREDQIVTNAAYVLFYHRQDKIRIPTLPAPNTSPASSTSSASSTSQPANDITSCKDDDAELGAAAASSSSSYVTMETD; encoded by the exons gtacgtGGTGGAGCGTCGCTGGTATGAACAGTGGAAGGAGTTTGTGGAGACCGGAGACCAGAACTCGTCGTCTTTCCCCGGTCAGATCGACAACACTGAGCTGTTTGAGG ACCTGGACTCGTACCACCTGAAGGAGCGCCTGGTGGAGAACGAGGACTTCATGTTGGTGCCGGCTGAGGCCTGGCACAAGCTGCTGAGCTGGTACGACATGGTGGACGGGCAGCCGCCGCTGGAACGCAAG gtggtgGACCTGCCCAGCACTCTGAAGGTGGAGGTTTACCCCGTTGAGATATTCCTCTGTCTCCATAGCAACATGGAGAACGTCATCACCGTACAGTTCAGCCGCGCCGACAGCATAC gcTCGATCCAGAGGGCGATGTGCGAGGCCTTCCCGGTGCCTCCGGGCTCAGAGTGTCGTCTGTGGATGAAGAGTTCGGACAGCACCTGCGAGCGTCTCAGGAACGTCTACATGTGCGTGTTGGACGCCTGTCTGAGCTCAGGGATG acgGTGATCCTGGAGACGAGAAATGCAGACGGCACCTGGCCGAGCTCCAGACCTCAAATCAT GAGGAACTCTGTGGAGGAGCAGGACTCGTACCGAGGACAGCCGGGAGTCTGCGGCCTCACCAACCTGGGAAACACCTGCTTTATGAACTCTGCgctacag TGTCTGAGTAACACTCCCCCTCTGACGGAGTACTTCCTGCAGAGCTCCTACCTGGAGGAGCTGAACTTCACGAACCCTCTGGGCATGAAGGGAGAGATCGCCGAGGCCTACGCTGACGTCATCAAACAGATGTGGTCCGGGAGGCATTACTCTGTGGTGCCGCGCGTCTTCAAG aCGAAGGTGGGTCACTTTGCGTCTCAGTTTCTGGGCTACCAGCAACACGACAGTCAGGAGCTGCTGTCCTTCCTGCTGGACGGACTGCACGAAGACCTGAAcagagtgaaaaacaaagagtaCATCGAACTACGGGACGCCGAAGGACGACCAGACCAG GAAGTGGCGGAGGAGGCGTGGCGGAACCACCGCCGGCGGAACGACTCGGTGATCGTTGACACGTTTCACGGCCTCTTCAAGTCCACGCTCGTCTGTCCGGAGTGCCACAAGGTGTCTGTGACCTTAGACCCCTTCTGCTACCTTAGCGTCCCACTTCCTGTCAGCAAGGAGCGCGTCATGGAGGTGTTCTTCGTCTCACTGGACCCCTACGCCAAACCTGCACAG cATCGCGTTGTGGTTCCTAAAACGGGGAAGGTGTCCGACCTCTGCTCCGCCCTGTCAGAGATGACCAGCGTACCTCCCGCACAG ATGGTGGTCGCTGACGTGTTCAACCACCGTTTCTATAAGATCTACAACACTGACGAGTCTCTGAGCTGCATACTGGACCGAGACGACATCTTTGT GTACGAGCTGAGTgagctggaggagcagcaggaggagcaggtgcTGCTGGCGCTCTACCTGAGGGAGCGCTCTCACTACAGAGACTACGGCTCAGGCAGCAGCTCGTACGGCACGTCGCTGTTCGGTCACCCGCTGCTGCTCAGCGTGCcgcgcagcagctgcagccagaAGGCGCTTTACAACCTGTTCCTGCAGAGACTGGC CCGTTATGTGCGACCTCCCGATCCCTCTGAGGAgttggaggaagaggaagaagaggagctgTACAAGACTCAGACCAACGGCATCAGTGACG AGGACGAGCCGGAGGATGCGGAGAAAGCCGGGCCGTCTCAGACAGAACCCTGCTGCGGTGATGCATCGGcaaacagccaatcagacgACACCACTACCGTCGAGCCCCGCCCCGTTATCAACCACACACAGCCCTCATTGGACCAGAGCAACGCCGACACCAATAACGGGCCCCTGAGTCAGACTGAGCCCGTCTGCAGCGCCGACGCCAACACCACCAATACTGATGACGTTAACCCCTGCGAGGGCCCGAGCGGGACCACCGACACCAGCGCAGAACCACCAGCAGAGCAACCGCAGCCGCCCTGTGagaccacagaagaagaaaaagaagaagacaagcAGGAAGAGGCGTGTTCCCCGAGCCCGCCAGCCAATGAGCAGCCAGCTAAGAGGAAGGCGTGtctaaagaagaggaagagtctGTTCACCATCCAGGCGGTCAACTCCAACGGGACGACTGAGAGAGGgatgggagagggagggagcgcCGTGTCCTTCAGCT ctcagccGTATGTGGCCATCGACTGGGACCCTGAAATGAAGAAGAGATTCTACAATGAAAACGAGGCCGAG AAGTATGTGAAACATGCCAGCATGGAGGTGCCTCAGCAGCAGACGACAGTTCAGCTGCAGGAGTGCATCGAGCTGTTCACCACCAAGGAGACACTGGAGGATGAGAACccatg gtacTGTCCGGTGTGTAAGAAGCACCAGCTGGCCACGAAGAAGCTGGACCTCTGGTTTCTGCCGGAGGTTCTTATCATCCACCTCAAGAGGTTCTCCTACACAAAGTTCACCAGAGAGAAACTGGACAGCATCGTGGACTTCCCcctcag aGAACTGGACTTCTCCGGCTGCCTCCTGAGGAAAAGTCTGTCCAATGGGGAGCCTCCGAGCCGCTACGACCTCATCGCTGTGTCCAATCACTACGGAGGACTCAGAGACGGACATT ACACCAGCTATGCGAGGCACAAGGACAACGGTCAGTGGTATTACTTTGACGACAGCAAGGTGACCTACGCCAGGGAGGATCAAATCGTG ACCAACGCTGCCTACGTTTTGTTCTACCATCGACAAGACAAGATCAGAATACCCACTCTGCCCGCCCCCAACACAAGCCCCGCCTCCTCCACAAGCTCCGCCTCCTCCACCAGCCAGCCCGCcaatgacatcacttcctgcaaGGATGACGACGCAGAGCTGGGCGCCGccgctgcctcctcctcctcctcctacgtCACCATGGAAACAGACTAA
- the LOC115004820 gene encoding ER membrane protein complex subunit 3 isoform X2 produces MAGPELLLDSSIRMWVVLPIVFITFFVGIIRHYVTQLLHSDKKVDLEQVSDSQVLLRSRVLRENGKYIPRQSFAMRKHYFNDAETGFFKKVKRKVVPKNPMTDTSMLTDMMKGNLTNVLPMIVIGGWINWAFSGFVITKVPFPLTLRFKPMLQRGIDLLSLDASWVSSASWYFLNVFGLRSMYSLILGQDNAADQSRVMQDQMTGAAMAMPPDPNKAFKSEWEALEIVEHKWALENVEEELMSRDLNFGTLFTQDIKSTMF; encoded by the exons ATGGCCGGCCCAGAGCTCCTGCTGGACTCCAGCATTCGTATGTGGGTGGTCCTGCCCATCGTCTTCATCACCTTCTTCGTGGGGATCATCCGTCACTACGTCACCCAGTTGCTCCACAGCGACAAGAAGGTCGACCTGGAGCAGGTTTCTGACAG CCAGGTGCTCCTGCGCAGCCGCGTCCTCAGAGAGAATGGAAAGTACATTCCCCGACAG TCTTTCGCCATGAGGAAACATTACTTCAACGACGCAGAGACCGGCTTCTTCAAGAAGGTCAAGAGGAAGGTCGTCCCCAAGAACCCCATGacgg acACCAGCATGCTGACGGACATGATGAAGGGAAACCTGACCAACGTCCTGCCCATGATTGTGATCGGTGGATGGATCAACTGGGCTTTCTCTGGATTCGTCATAA CCAAGGTGCCGTTCCCTCTGACTCTGAGGTTCAAGCCGATGTTGCAGCGAGGGATCGACCTGCTGTCACTGGACGCCTCCTG GGTGAGTTCTGCGTCCTGGTACTTCCTGAACGTGTTTGGACTGAGGAGCATGTACAGCCTCATCCTGGGACAGGACAACG CTGCCGACCAGTCGCGCGTCATGCAGGACCAGATGACAGGTGCTGCCATGGCGATGCCCCCTGACCCCAATAAGGCTTTTAAG agtgaGTGGGAGGCGCTGGAGATCGTGGAACACAAGTGGGCCTTGGAGAAcgtggaggaggagctgatgtCCAGAGACCTTAACTTTGGAACCCTCTTCACTCAGGACATCAAGTCCACCATGTTCTAG